In Pyrus communis chromosome 1, drPyrComm1.1, whole genome shotgun sequence, the following are encoded in one genomic region:
- the LOC137715390 gene encoding uncharacterized protein, whose product MKRAAGNSKQSQPTDEETRMKFRHESLLQDYLERQKEFVSKKKKLQAAKQKRDILLAETRFLRRRHSYLLKIKSAETEREARHQNSDVQPKKLAKKRRKDANEAVLNRPSHVSPEEEGTHCFGARKSREEA is encoded by the exons atgaaaagGGCTGCTGGCAATTCCAAGCAGTCTCAGCCTACTGATGAGGAAACTAGGATGAAGTTCAGACATGAAAGCCTTCTGCAAGATTACCTCGAACGACAAAAG GAATTTgtatcaaagaagaagaaattgcaaGCTGCAAAGCAGAAGAGAGACATTCTTTTGGCAGAAACTCG ATTTTTGAGACGAAGGCATAGCTATCTGCTGAAGATCAAATCAGCAGAAACCGAACGAGAAGCCCGACATCAGAATTCTGATGTACAACCTAAGAAGTTGGCAAAGAAGAGGAGAAAAGATGCCAATGAAGCTGTTCTAAATAGACCCTCTCATGTCTCGCCGGAAGAAGAAGGAACACATTGTTTTGGGGCCCGGAAGAGTAGAGAGGAAGCCTAA